The proteins below come from a single Kiloniellales bacterium genomic window:
- a CDS encoding patatin-like phospholipase family protein, whose product MSKIAQFTGGKPAPDETAPVEPVRPRRVGLALGSGSARGWAHIGVIEALAAQGIHPHVVCGSSIGSLVAAAYVSGKLEALDAWACRVNWREMARLADLKLSGGGLIEGDRLVRFLRDLFGDVKIEDLDIPFAAVAADLGTGEEVWFREGSLVDAVRASMALPGLMSPVRLHEWQLADGGLVNPVPVGPCRELGAEAVIAVNLNGDLVGRRVQGKKRRRKPRRPRVRSNSRSQFLERLTRDIPNGLRLGVGMIGSQLLATEAEGPGYFDVVFGAINVMQDRITRDRLAGDAPEVLIEPRLRHISLLEFNRAEEAIEEGRAAVEQAMPAIEKTLGLPRRRRHG is encoded by the coding sequence ATGAGCAAGATTGCACAGTTCACCGGCGGCAAGCCGGCCCCGGACGAAACGGCGCCGGTCGAGCCCGTGCGGCCGCGGCGCGTCGGCCTGGCGCTCGGCAGCGGCTCGGCGCGCGGCTGGGCTCATATCGGGGTGATCGAGGCTCTGGCGGCCCAGGGCATCCACCCCCACGTGGTCTGCGGCAGCTCGATCGGGTCGCTGGTCGCGGCCGCCTACGTGTCCGGCAAGCTGGAGGCCCTGGACGCCTGGGCCTGCCGGGTGAACTGGCGCGAGATGGCGCGTCTCGCGGACCTCAAGCTCTCGGGCGGCGGCCTGATCGAGGGCGACCGCCTGGTCCGCTTCCTGCGCGATCTCTTCGGCGACGTGAAGATCGAGGATCTGGACATTCCCTTCGCCGCCGTGGCCGCCGACCTCGGCACCGGCGAGGAGGTCTGGTTCCGCGAGGGGTCCCTGGTGGACGCCGTGCGGGCCTCGATGGCGCTTCCGGGCCTGATGAGCCCGGTCCGTCTGCACGAGTGGCAGCTGGCCGACGGCGGCCTAGTCAATCCGGTCCCCGTGGGGCCCTGCCGCGAGCTCGGCGCCGAGGCGGTTATCGCGGTCAACCTCAACGGCGACCTCGTCGGCCGCCGCGTGCAGGGCAAGAAGCGGCGCCGCAAACCGAGGCGCCCGCGGGTGCGCAGTAACTCCCGCAGCCAGTTCCTGGAGCGGCTGACCCGCGACATCCCCAACGGGCTGCGCCTCGGCGTCGGCATGATTGGCTCGCAGCTGCTCGCGACCGAAGCCGAGGGGCCGGGCTACTTCGACGTGGTTTTCGGGGCGATCAACGTAATGCAGGACAGGATCACCCGGGACCGCCTCGCCGGCGACGCGCCGGAGGTGCTGATCGAGCCGCGGCTGCGCCATATCAGCCTGCTCGAGTTCAACCGCGCCGAGGAGGCGATTGAGGAGGGCCGGGCGGCGGTCGAACAGGCCATGCCGGCGATCGAGAAGACCCTCGGCCTCCCGCGGCGCCGACGGCACGGCTGA
- a CDS encoding TIGR00725 family protein, whose translation MPIGVIGGRGATADQAAVAEQAGESLADLGLTLLCGGRGGVMEAACRGAERAGGLSIGLLPDEDWHSANPYVGVPLATGIGVARNALIARAAFALIAIGGGTGTLSEIAFGLQFGRPVYGLCGAPAIEGVAMRADWPEVEVALCRLVLAF comes from the coding sequence GTGCCCATTGGCGTCATCGGCGGCCGGGGGGCGACCGCGGACCAGGCGGCGGTCGCCGAGCAGGCCGGCGAGAGCCTGGCGGATCTCGGGCTGACGCTGCTGTGCGGCGGGCGCGGCGGTGTCATGGAAGCCGCCTGCCGTGGTGCGGAACGCGCCGGCGGCCTGTCGATCGGCCTCCTGCCCGACGAGGACTGGCATTCGGCCAATCCCTACGTCGGGGTACCCCTGGCGACCGGGATTGGAGTCGCCCGCAACGCGCTGATCGCGCGCGCCGCCTTCGCCCTGATCGCGATCGGCGGCGGCACGGGCACCCTGTCCGAGATCGCCTTCGGCCTGCAGTTCGGCCGCCCGGTCTATGGGCTCTGCGGGGCGCCGGCGATCGAGGGGGTGGCGATGCGGGCCGACTGGCCGGAGGTCGAAGTGGCGCTGTGCCGGCTGGTGCTGGCCTTTTGA
- a CDS encoding amino acid ABC transporter ATP-binding protein: MIEMRKVSKWYGTFKVLSECTTSVQKGEVVVVCGPSGSGKSTLIKTVNGLEPFQEGEITVDEVSVGDANTDLPKLRSRIGMVFQNFELFPHLSIMQNVKLAQLKVLNRSEAESDKRGMELLDRVGLADQALKFPAQLSGGQQQRVAIARGLAMDPIAMLFDEPTSALDPEMINEVLDVMTELANDGMTMMVVTHEMGFARRVAHRVIFMDEGRIEEDCTKDDFFGTKRGERAQEFLSKILHH; this comes from the coding sequence CGACGTCGGTGCAAAAGGGTGAGGTGGTTGTGGTTTGCGGTCCCTCGGGATCGGGCAAGAGTACGCTGATCAAGACGGTGAACGGACTGGAGCCCTTTCAGGAGGGCGAGATCACCGTGGACGAAGTCTCCGTGGGCGATGCCAACACCGATCTGCCGAAATTGCGTTCGCGCATCGGCATGGTGTTCCAGAACTTCGAGCTGTTCCCGCATCTCAGCATCATGCAGAACGTCAAGCTCGCCCAGCTCAAGGTTCTGAACCGCAGCGAGGCCGAGTCGGATAAGCGCGGCATGGAACTCCTCGACAGGGTGGGCCTCGCCGACCAAGCCCTGAAGTTCCCGGCCCAGCTTTCGGGCGGACAGCAGCAGCGTGTCGCCATCGCCCGCGGCCTCGCCATGGACCCCATCGCCATGCTTTTTGACGAGCCCACATCGGCCCTCGATCCGGAGATGATCAACGAGGTGCTCGACGTGATGACGGAGCTCGCTAATGACGGGATGACCATGATGGTCGTGACCCACGAGATGGGCTTCGCCCGCCGCGTCGCCCACCGGGTGATCTTCATGGACGAGGGTCGCATCGAGGAAGACTGCACCAAAGACGACTTCTTTGGCACCAAGCGGGGCGAACGGGCTCAGGAGTTCTTGTCAAAGATACTCCACCACTGA